The following proteins are co-located in the Gloeocapsa sp. PCC 7428 genome:
- a CDS encoding caspase family protein has product MSPVSVGTSRSMYLESGKAKLWVLLVGINKYSDSGIPTLRYSAVDCQGLTEALADATQKFPDKEVIVHHDFATLTPELFAAQNSLKYIISAARPQDTVLFYFSGHGFLEPKTQQAVLCLADTRKDDLLNTGWGMSELLGMLGECAATQQLVWLDACHSGGMTLIGARGENANPLQNPTSQLVELLRQRATQSKGFYALLSCDQGQQSWEFPELGHGVFTYFLIRGLRGEAADAQGVIEVDGLYKYVYHRTLQHVDKTNQQLRLINQQKRSRGETNLHSEYPIQTPKRIVEGIGELILGLSSASIGTAHPRQALVINGLASYQATVELSKVLRQAGKFELEYLPRPGKEWSQVRDVIQGYLRSPNLLQSSSPNITTAFLYLRGRIEETTEGDSWLVLGDGVRLSRSWLRQELRRSHIAQQIIVLDCPGATLLADWVEDLQLGPQHGQCLIAAASPLDAPEQFTQALLQTLTTADPQTGLPVAAWIAQLQVELAGTNIPLHVWLSGVQGVIEVLPNRVIVSRGGDSEDFDLGLCPYMGLKAFGEADAPYFYGREALTQKLINELSQRAFLAVVGASGSGKSSVVQAGLMAQLRQGKQFPGSESWWLGSIRPGTKPMLSLVQRLVDAGTEKEKAYQALQLEGLLHLGVEGFVRWLRTRPEPMVVLVVDQFEELFTLSASSDRQQFLDILLGAVNYAADRFKLVITLRADFINSCLETPSLAPVLQQASVLVPPCLTCDDYRQVIVQPAQQVGLHVEPELVEVLLQDLPHSAGDLPLLEFVLEQLWLHRQSGVLTLQSYQQQIGGLKGVLEKKAQAVYDSLEPEAQACAQWIFLTLTQLGDGTEDTRRRVNKSEMTVAKYPAPLVEKTLQALTAAKLIVVNCDEHSIGQSRGASSPEVSLATLKQEVTIEIAHEVLIRHWSTLRWWLEENRTRLQVQRQIEQAASLWKQNQQHSDFLLHGVRLAEAEEIYVKCADELSPETQQFIAACLEARQQQHLQTKRRLKRAQLTAGVMSVLGFTACGLAGIAYLQRQNIQIESLNSLSTALLSTNQQLEALSVSIKAAQQVQQTLAVPYELQIKTASTLQQVLSAMQERNRFTGHAYSVNAIAISPDGQIIASASDDSTIKLWHQNGKLVRSLLAHTSPINSISFSADGQTLASASDDGVKLWNVNGTLIKTLSGQGAKVTSFSPDGKIIAASDDSTIKLWHQDGTLVRSLLAHTSPINSISFSADGQTLASASDDGVKLWNVNGTFIKTLQGHNGGVTSVSFSPAGMLATASRDNTIALWSREGNLLKTLKGHSAPVNSVSFSPNGMLLASASDDFTVKLWNHERELETFKGHTAPINSVSFSANGMLVSAGVDNTLRLWSIEQKPIVAQECPQTISVSFSANLQDIALVCRDNTVTLWNRNANAAKTLKEDNDIFHQVSFSPDGSIAAAENTVELQAKSIDAQHIIKLWSRDGVVLKSFTGHNNWLNSVSFSPDGNLLASASDDKTVKLWTRDGREVRSLQGHQDAVNNVAFSPNSQIVASASKDATVKLWSVNGKLLNTLQGHNDAVSDVSFSADGQLLASASVDNTVKLWRLDGKLITTLQGHSGWINDVSFSPDGKLVASASDDSTIKLWNIHGQLLGSFSVKAQSLGVKFTTDSKNLVAVGSDNAVRQWTLDLNQLVAQGCNWLSDYLTTNSHVNASDRHLCKTIN; this is encoded by the coding sequence ATGTCTCCAGTCAGTGTGGGTACGAGTCGCTCAATGTACCTAGAAAGCGGCAAAGCAAAACTCTGGGTTCTGTTAGTTGGTATCAACAAATACAGCGATTCTGGCATACCTACGCTGCGCTATTCAGCAGTAGATTGTCAAGGTTTAACCGAGGCGCTAGCAGATGCAACACAAAAATTCCCTGATAAAGAAGTTATTGTTCATCACGATTTTGCGACTTTAACACCAGAATTATTCGCAGCCCAAAATAGTTTGAAATATATTATTTCTGCTGCCCGCCCGCAAGATACGGTGCTGTTTTACTTTTCAGGACATGGTTTTCTAGAACCAAAAACGCAGCAAGCAGTTTTATGTTTAGCAGATACCCGAAAAGATGATTTACTCAACACAGGTTGGGGAATGTCAGAACTGTTGGGAATGCTAGGAGAATGCGCAGCAACACAACAACTTGTCTGGCTCGATGCGTGTCACAGTGGTGGAATGACATTAATCGGAGCAAGAGGAGAAAATGCTAATCCATTGCAAAATCCTACTTCCCAACTTGTTGAATTATTACGACAACGCGCGACACAAAGTAAAGGTTTTTATGCACTACTTTCGTGCGATCAAGGTCAACAATCGTGGGAATTTCCCGAATTAGGACACGGAGTATTTACTTATTTTCTGATCCGAGGCTTACGCGGAGAAGCCGCCGATGCTCAAGGCGTGATAGAAGTTGATGGATTGTATAAGTACGTCTATCATCGCACGTTGCAGCATGTCGATAAAACCAATCAACAACTGCGGTTAATTAATCAGCAAAAGCGCAGCCGTGGCGAAACTAATCTTCATTCAGAATACCCTATTCAAACACCAAAGCGGATTGTGGAAGGAATAGGAGAACTCATTTTAGGACTGAGTTCAGCAAGTATCGGTACGGCGCATCCGCGACAAGCATTAGTCATTAATGGATTGGCAAGCTATCAAGCAACTGTAGAACTGAGTAAAGTATTGCGCCAAGCCGGAAAATTTGAATTAGAGTATTTGCCACGACCAGGAAAAGAATGGTCACAAGTCCGCGATGTGATTCAAGGATATTTGCGATCGCCCAATCTTCTACAATCTTCATCCCCCAATATCACCACCGCATTTTTATACTTACGCGGTCGCATCGAGGAAACTACCGAAGGCGATTCTTGGCTTGTATTAGGTGATGGCGTGCGACTTTCGCGGTCTTGGTTACGTCAAGAATTGCGGCGATCGCATATCGCGCAACAAATCATCGTGCTAGATTGTCCAGGAGCTACTTTACTCGCAGATTGGGTAGAAGATTTGCAACTAGGTCCCCAACACGGACAATGCTTAATCGCAGCGGCTTCTCCCCTCGACGCACCCGAACAATTTACCCAAGCACTTTTACAAACCTTGACAACCGCCGATCCTCAAACGGGATTACCCGTCGCCGCGTGGATTGCGCAACTTCAGGTAGAACTTGCCGGAACAAACATTCCGCTTCATGTCTGGCTATCAGGCGTCCAAGGTGTCATCGAAGTTTTACCCAACCGAGTTATCGTTTCGCGTGGTGGAGATAGCGAAGACTTTGATTTAGGACTTTGCCCGTACATGGGATTAAAAGCCTTTGGCGAAGCCGACGCCCCGTATTTTTACGGTCGCGAAGCACTTACGCAAAAACTCATCAATGAACTAAGTCAACGTGCTTTTTTAGCTGTTGTCGGGGCTTCAGGAAGTGGCAAATCTTCGGTTGTGCAAGCTGGTTTAATGGCACAATTGCGCCAAGGTAAACAATTTCCAGGAAGCGAATCTTGGTGGTTAGGAAGTATTCGCCCAGGGACAAAACCAATGCTGTCATTGGTACAGCGCCTTGTAGATGCAGGAACCGAAAAAGAAAAAGCTTATCAAGCACTGCAACTTGAGGGATTATTACATCTAGGAGTTGAAGGTTTTGTTCGCTGGTTACGAACGCGTCCCGAACCGATGGTTGTTCTTGTTGTAGACCAATTTGAAGAACTATTTACGTTGAGTGCGAGTAGCGATCGCCAACAATTTTTAGACATTCTCCTCGGTGCTGTCAACTATGCCGCAGATCGGTTTAAACTCGTCATTACGCTACGCGCTGATTTTATCAATTCGTGTTTAGAAACGCCATCGCTTGCACCTGTGTTGCAACAAGCAAGCGTGTTAGTACCACCGTGCTTGACGTGCGATGATTATCGTCAAGTCATTGTACAACCAGCCCAGCAAGTAGGATTGCACGTCGAACCTGAATTAGTCGAAGTTCTCCTTCAAGATTTACCGCACTCGGCTGGAGATTTACCGCTACTTGAATTTGTGTTAGAGCAATTGTGGTTGCATCGCCAGAGTGGAGTCTTAACACTACAATCTTATCAACAGCAGATTGGCGGACTCAAAGGCGTTTTAGAAAAAAAAGCCCAAGCCGTTTACGATAGCCTCGAACCCGAAGCCCAAGCTTGCGCCCAATGGATTTTTCTAACTTTGACGCAATTAGGAGACGGTACCGAAGATACGCGACGACGCGTGAATAAGTCAGAAATGACGGTGGCGAAATATCCCGCACCGCTTGTAGAAAAAACCTTGCAAGCGTTAACTGCGGCTAAACTAATCGTCGTTAACTGCGATGAACACTCTATCGGACAAAGCCGAGGTGCATCTTCACCGGAGGTATCTTTAGCAACGCTTAAACAAGAAGTCACAATCGAAATCGCGCACGAAGTTTTAATTCGCCATTGGTCTACTTTACGCTGGTGGCTAGAAGAAAACCGCACTCGCTTACAAGTTCAACGCCAAATCGAACAAGCAGCATCACTGTGGAAGCAAAATCAACAGCATTCTGATTTTCTCTTGCATGGCGTGCGACTCGCAGAAGCCGAAGAAATCTACGTTAAGTGCGCGGATGAATTATCGCCAGAAACGCAACAGTTTATCGCTGCGTGTTTAGAAGCCCGACAACAACAACACTTGCAAACAAAACGCCGACTTAAACGCGCCCAACTTACCGCAGGGGTAATGAGTGTTCTCGGATTTACAGCTTGCGGCTTAGCAGGAATTGCGTATTTACAACGCCAAAATATCCAAATTGAAAGTTTAAACTCTTTATCTACGGCACTATTAAGTACTAACCAGCAATTAGAAGCTTTAAGCGTCAGCATAAAAGCAGCACAGCAAGTACAGCAAACTTTAGCAGTACCGTACGAACTGCAAATCAAAACTGCAAGTACATTACAGCAAGTACTGTCCGCAATGCAAGAACGCAATCGCTTTACTGGACACGCTTACAGTGTAAATGCGATCGCTATTAGTCCTGATGGTCAAATTATTGCTTCTGCTAGCGACGATTCAACAATTAAACTGTGGCATCAAAATGGAAAATTAGTGCGATCGCTTCTTGCGCACACTAGCCCAATTAACAGCATCAGTTTTAGCGCTGATGGTCAAACTTTAGCGTCGGCAAGTGACGATGGTGTCAAGCTTTGGAATGTAAATGGAACTTTAATTAAAACGCTATCAGGACAGGGTGCAAAAGTCACTAGTTTCAGCCCTGACGGTAAAATTATTGCTGCTAGCGACGATTCGACGATTAAACTGTGGCATCAAGATGGAACATTAGTGCGATCGCTTCTTGCCCACACTAGCCCAATCAACAGCATCAGTTTTAGCGCTGATGGTCAAACTTTAGCGTCGGCAAGTGACGATGGCGTCAAGCTTTGGAACGTAAATGGCACTTTCATTAAAACGCTACAAGGACACAACGGCGGAGTAACCAGCGTTAGTTTTAGCCCAGCAGGAATGCTTGCAACTGCTAGCCGCGATAATACAATTGCGCTTTGGAGTCGTGAAGGTAACTTACTCAAAACACTTAAAGGACACAGCGCCCCTGTCAATTCTGTCAGCTTTAGCCCCAACGGAATGCTATTAGCGTCGGCAAGTGACGATTTTACCGTAAAGTTGTGGAACCACGAGCGAGAACTAGAAACTTTCAAAGGACATACCGCCCCTATCAATTCTGTCAGTTTTAGCGCCAACGGGATGCTAGTTTCCGCAGGAGTAGACAACACGCTAAGACTTTGGAGTATAGAACAAAAACCCATCGTCGCCCAAGAATGTCCGCAAACGATTAGTGTCAGCTTCAGTGCAAATCTGCAAGATATCGCTTTAGTTTGCCGTGACAATACTGTAACGCTCTGGAACCGCAATGCTAACGCGGCAAAAACTCTAAAAGAAGATAACGATATTTTTCACCAAGTCAGCTTTAGTCCTGATGGTAGCATTGCCGCTGCTGAAAACACTGTTGAACTTCAAGCCAAAAGTATCGACGCGCAGCACATCATCAAACTTTGGAGTCGCGATGGTGTTGTTTTGAAGTCTTTTACAGGACACAATAACTGGCTGAATAGCGTCAGTTTTAGCCCTGATGGTAACTTACTGGCTTCGGCGAGTGACGACAAAACAGTAAAATTATGGACGCGTGATGGTCGCGAAGTGCGATCGCTACAAGGACATCAAGATGCGGTCAATAATGTCGCGTTTAGCCCGAATAGCCAAATCGTTGCCTCTGCTAGCAAAGATGCTACGGTAAAACTGTGGAGCGTTAATGGTAAATTACTTAACACGCTGCAAGGACATAACGATGCTGTCAGTGATGTTAGTTTCAGCGCTGATGGTCAACTTCTCGCGTCTGCAAGTGTCGATAATACAGTTAAGCTGTGGCGTCTCGATGGTAAATTAATCACTACGCTGCAAGGACATAGTGGCTGGATTAACGATGTCAGCTTTAGCCCCGATGGCAAGCTTGTTGCTTCCGCAAGTGACGACTCTACGATTAAATTGTGGAATATTCACGGTCAACTTTTAGGATCTTTTTCAGTAAAAGCACAGAGTTTAGGTGTAAAATTTACTACCGATAGCAAAAATTTAGTTGCGGTTGGCAGTGATAACGCTGTGCGTCAGTGGACCCTCGATTTAAATCAATTAGTTGCACAAGGCTGCAATTGGCTAAGTGATTATTTAACAACAAATTCTCATGTCAATGCGAGCGATCGCCACCTTTGCAAAACCATAAATTAA
- a CDS encoding S-layer family protein has translation MKLRCQSFWCPTSFLLFLTISSPLQAQIIGDQTLPNPSSVTTEDVNSIITGGTQAGSNLYHSFSEFSVPTNGVASFQNLAPEIENVITRVTGAASNIDGLIEVLQADGVVSSANFFLLNPRGITFGSNALLNIGGSFIASTASSLNFADNTQFFSANLTQAESILSMSVPVGLQFGVNPGRILNQAQTTIDIEGQIIPIGLQVLPGKTLALVGGDVTLESGVAIAPAGRIEIGSVGSFSFVSLNPTNSGWYLDYTGVQNFQNIELSQQSLVDVSGEGTGNIQIQGKQVAIAEDSFVIAAVESQNGGEIFIQASDLTIDSSLIGTSTDNGIGANVIIETGKLVIVDGQVLTRTRSAGQGGELKITASESVEVVGGRSIPRGNGEFSFFPSRLLTEADETATGTAGNLSLNTNKLSLQNGAQVGSATFGAGNTGNVNVQASEIDIVGVARTPEGEPISDAGLPFPSGLFASTEEGYSGNGGNLTVTTDRLSIRDGAVVQTTTFGSGDAGNLTIQAAQSIEVAGTVNVEGQDLKSGLFANSGGLPGTGLPAIFDATGRGGNLTIQTDELIVRDGAIVAVSSVNETTAAQGAGNLQVNAQTIRLDNGEIVANTASGQGGDINLNVQDVFLRRNSAISTTAGIEGTAGDGGDISITNARFIIAAPNENNDIKANAFLGQGGKVTVDAQNIFGLTVRSLEDLQTLLGTTNPQRLDPVQLPSSDITAISQTNPQLSGEVVINTPDVDPSRGAVVLPQNLVDVSGLIAQGCAAGNVANESQFVVTGRGGLPPNPGEVLSSDDVWQDWRFSNATAGVTSISASTPRTTSTPLVEATNWATNSKGEVMLIAAMSTNTVNPGQGVISCR, from the coding sequence ATGAAGCTGCGTTGTCAGTCTTTTTGGTGTCCTACCAGTTTCTTATTATTTTTAACTATATCTAGTCCCTTGCAAGCACAAATTATAGGAGATCAGACTTTACCCAATCCTTCTAGTGTTACTACAGAAGACGTTAATAGCATTATTACAGGCGGTACTCAAGCTGGCTCCAACTTATATCACAGCTTTAGCGAGTTTTCGGTTCCTACTAACGGCGTAGCTTCATTTCAAAATCTTGCGCCAGAAATTGAAAATGTCATTACTCGCGTTACAGGTGCGGCTTCAAACATTGATGGATTGATTGAAGTCTTGCAAGCAGATGGTGTTGTAAGTTCTGCTAATTTCTTTCTTTTGAATCCGAGAGGAATCACTTTTGGTTCTAATGCTTTACTCAATATCGGTGGGTCTTTTATTGCAAGTACAGCAAGTAGTCTTAACTTTGCTGACAACACTCAATTTTTTAGTGCTAATCTTACCCAGGCTGAATCGATACTGAGTATGAGTGTTCCTGTAGGCTTGCAGTTTGGAGTCAATCCTGGAAGGATCTTGAATCAAGCACAAACCACGATTGATATTGAAGGACAAATTATACCTATAGGTTTACAAGTACTACCTGGTAAAACTTTAGCCCTTGTGGGCGGTGATGTAACTCTAGAAAGTGGAGTAGCGATCGCACCAGCGGGGCGTATTGAGATCGGTAGCGTTGGTAGTTTTAGTTTCGTCAGCTTGAATCCGACAAACAGTGGTTGGTATCTGGACTATACAGGAGTACAAAATTTTCAAAATATTGAGTTATCTCAACAGTCTCTTGTAGATGTCAGTGGGGAAGGCACGGGCAACATCCAAATACAAGGCAAGCAAGTGGCGATCGCTGAGGACTCATTTGTAATTGCAGCGGTTGAAAGTCAAAATGGAGGAGAAATCTTCATTCAAGCTTCGGACTTGACCATAGACTCCTCATTGATAGGTACTAGTACGGATAACGGTATCGGTGCAAATGTAATTATTGAGACAGGGAAACTGGTGATTGTAGATGGACAGGTGTTAACTCGAACTCGTAGTGCAGGTCAGGGCGGGGAGTTAAAGATAACTGCGTCTGAATCGGTAGAAGTTGTTGGCGGACGTTCAATTCCGCGAGGAAATGGTGAGTTCTCCTTTTTTCCTAGCCGTTTACTAACTGAGGCTGATGAAACTGCTACAGGAACAGCAGGAAACTTATCGCTAAATACCAACAAACTAAGCCTTCAAAACGGAGCGCAAGTAGGATCTGCTACTTTCGGTGCAGGAAATACAGGAAATGTCAATGTTCAAGCTTCCGAAATCGATATTGTTGGTGTTGCGCGTACACCAGAGGGTGAACCAATAAGTGACGCGGGTTTACCTTTTCCTAGTGGCTTATTTGCTAGCACTGAAGAAGGTTATAGTGGTAATGGCGGAAATTTAACAGTTACGACAGATCGTTTAAGCATTCGCGATGGCGCAGTTGTGCAAACGACAACGTTTGGTAGCGGAGACGCTGGAAATTTAACTATTCAAGCAGCACAATCTATCGAAGTTGCTGGCACTGTTAATGTTGAGGGTCAAGACTTAAAATCGGGTTTATTTGCAAATTCTGGGGGATTACCAGGAACTGGCTTACCAGCCATTTTTGATGCGACTGGTCGAGGAGGAAACTTAACTATTCAAACTGATGAATTAATTGTTCGGGATGGCGCTATTGTAGCGGTGAGTAGTGTCAATGAAACAACAGCGGCTCAAGGTGCAGGAAACTTGCAAGTAAATGCTCAAACTATTCGTCTAGATAACGGAGAAATTGTCGCTAACACAGCTTCAGGTCAAGGTGGAGATATTAATTTAAACGTGCAAGATGTGTTTCTACGCCGAAATAGTGCGATTTCAACAACCGCCGGAATTGAAGGTACTGCGGGAGATGGTGGCGATATATCTATCACTAATGCACGATTTATTATCGCTGCACCGAATGAAAATAACGACATCAAAGCGAATGCATTTCTCGGTCAAGGAGGAAAAGTCACTGTTGATGCGCAAAACATCTTTGGCTTGACAGTACGCAGTTTAGAAGATTTACAAACTTTGTTAGGAACCACCAATCCACAACGACTAGATCCTGTTCAACTTCCAAGCAGCGATATCACAGCAATTTCGCAAACGAACCCACAATTAAGCGGGGAAGTTGTGATTAATACTCCCGATGTCGATCCGAGTCGCGGTGCAGTTGTATTACCACAAAATTTAGTCGATGTTTCAGGACTCATTGCGCAAGGTTGTGCGGCTGGGAATGTGGCGAATGAAAGTCAATTTGTCGTGACCGGACGCGGTGGTTTACCGCCAAATCCTGGGGAAGTGCTTAGCAGTGATGATGTGTGGCAAGATTGGCGATTTTCTAATGCTACAGCAGGTGTCACAAGTATAAGCGCCTCCACACCCCGCACCACCTCAACTCCTCTGGTAGAAGCAACAAACTGGGCAACTAACAGCAAAGGCGAAGTCATGCTAATTGCTGCTATGTCTACAAATACTGTAAATCCTGGACAAGGCGTTATATCTTGTCGTTAG
- a CDS encoding calcium-binding protein: MVYAKLSSWWGSGIRSGSAVSNEHYDYKIPVQSLEDQDGVDEPVFDITNYVTSGIPIIINNNPGNNLDKDVPPDSTDTILLQIQGGDVGFTLETYTFKENQFNGKPIPVGGSYQTNIELKANSSIKTALIVIEDNNGPLPISGTDASNILNGTDAKNLIYAKKGNDTVYGKGGNDTLYGEAGADTLYGGLGNDQLYGGSGNDKLNGDNGNDLLYGLDNNDSLNGGIGKDTLFGGNGKDTLVGGDGDDLLKGEYGDDLLIGGLGNDYLDGGDGNDKMDGGAGNDTYIVNSINDTVIEYQKSGVDKVISSISYALGTYVDHLELTGYNEATNQYADLDGYGNEMANKIEGNGGSNYIYGYGGNDFLSGFSGDDYLSGGDGSDRLEGASGYDTLVGGTGADTFVFNSRFEEGIDIIQDFNYIEGDTVEVSASGFGIVPGANQYDNFSFDNSTGALSYNGTQFASIQLGSGFVISLDITIV, translated from the coding sequence ATGGTTTATGCAAAACTATCTAGTTGGTGGGGTAGTGGTATACGTTCAGGCAGTGCAGTCTCTAATGAACACTACGATTACAAGATTCCGGTTCAATCGTTAGAAGATCAAGATGGAGTTGATGAGCCAGTTTTCGACATCACAAACTATGTAACCTCAGGTATACCTATTATAATTAATAACAACCCAGGAAACAATCTTGATAAGGATGTTCCGCCGGATAGTACTGACACCATACTACTTCAAATTCAAGGTGGAGATGTTGGGTTTACATTAGAAACCTATACATTTAAAGAGAATCAATTTAATGGAAAGCCTATACCTGTCGGTGGAAGTTATCAAACAAACATTGAGCTAAAGGCTAATAGTAGTATTAAAACAGCGCTCATTGTTATTGAGGACAACAACGGACCTCTACCAATTAGTGGTACTGATGCTAGTAACATCTTAAATGGTACTGACGCTAAAAACCTGATCTACGCTAAAAAAGGCAATGATACTGTCTATGGCAAAGGTGGCAATGACACACTATATGGTGAAGCTGGTGCAGACACGCTATATGGTGGCTTAGGGAACGATCAACTCTATGGCGGTTCTGGCAATGACAAATTAAATGGTGATAACGGTAATGACTTACTATACGGCTTAGATAATAACGACTCCCTTAATGGTGGAATAGGTAAAGACACCCTATTTGGTGGAAACGGCAAAGATACTTTAGTAGGGGGTGATGGTGATGATTTACTTAAAGGAGAGTATGGTGACGATCTCTTGATAGGTGGCTTGGGTAATGATTACCTAGATGGTGGTGATGGCAATGACAAAATGGATGGTGGTGCTGGTAATGACACTTACATTGTAAATAGCATTAACGATACTGTTATTGAATACCAAAAAAGTGGTGTAGATAAAGTTATTTCTTCTATCAGCTATGCATTAGGAACCTATGTAGACCACCTAGAATTGACAGGCTATAACGAGGCTACAAATCAGTACGCTGATCTTGATGGTTATGGCAATGAAATGGCTAATAAGATTGAAGGCAATGGAGGCAGTAACTACATTTATGGATACGGTGGTAATGACTTCCTTAGCGGATTCAGTGGCGACGACTACCTGAGTGGCGGTGATGGCAGCGATCGCTTAGAAGGTGCATCTGGTTATGATACGCTTGTCGGTGGTACAGGTGCAGATACCTTTGTTTTTAACTCTCGTTTTGAAGAAGGAATTGATATCATCCAGGATTTCAACTACATAGAAGGTGATACCGTTGAAGTCTCTGCAAGTGGTTTTGGAATCGTGCCAGGAGCAAATCAGTACGACAATTTTTCCTTCGATAATTCCACTGGCGCTCTGTCTTATAATGGTACTCAATTCGCATCAATCCAGTTAGGCTCAGGCTTTGTTATTAGTTTAGATATTACTATTGTCTAG
- a CDS encoding calcium-binding protein, with protein sequence MADIHGTVWSDNGIFSLYGTLENDYVNGYEGDDYLDGWFGNDTMYGGYGYDTLVGGEGDDYLDGSPSFDYDWSNDYLDGGYGNDYLIGGHGYDTLYGGDGNDNLNGMGGNDTMYGGYGYDTLYGGDGDDYINGGNSWDYDWSSDYIDGGNGNDYAVGGSGYDTLYGSAGNDTLLGMAASDYISGDSGYDYLNGYGYTEYEYDTLTGGTEADTFVLGDYWSTYYQGGSYATITDFAYWEGDKIQLSAYDAASYSLGYADYAGSTATDTLIYYGSDVIGVVQDTTSPSFSLGDFTFA encoded by the coding sequence ATGGCAGACATTCACGGCACAGTTTGGAGTGACAACGGTATTTTTAGCTTATACGGAACCCTAGAAAACGATTATGTAAATGGATACGAGGGGGACGACTATTTAGATGGTTGGTTTGGCAATGACACGATGTATGGCGGGTACGGCTACGACACGCTAGTTGGGGGTGAGGGTGATGATTATCTCGATGGCAGTCCTTCTTTCGACTATGACTGGAGTAATGACTATCTCGATGGCGGTTACGGTAATGACTACTTAATCGGCGGACATGGCTACGACACCCTCTACGGTGGTGATGGCAATGATAATCTCAACGGGATGGGTGGTAACGACACCATGTATGGTGGCTATGGCTATGACACCCTCTACGGTGGTGATGGCGATGACTATATAAATGGTGGCAATTCTTGGGATTACGATTGGAGTAGCGATTATATAGACGGTGGCAATGGTAACGATTACGCCGTCGGTGGTTCTGGTTATGACACGCTTTATGGTAGTGCTGGTAACGACACTCTGCTAGGTATGGCAGCTAGTGACTATATATCAGGTGATAGTGGTTACGACTACTTAAACGGTTACGGTTATACCGAATACGAATACGATACTCTCACAGGCGGTACAGAAGCTGATACTTTTGTCTTAGGCGATTACTGGAGTACTTATTATCAAGGCGGTAGTTATGCCACAATTACAGATTTCGCTTATTGGGAAGGAGATAAAATTCAACTATCGGCTTATGATGCAGCTAGCTACTCACTAGGCTACGCAGACTACGCAGGTTCAACAGCCACAGATACTTTAATTTACTATGGTTCTGATGTCATTGGTGTTGTTCAAGATACCACTAGCCCCAGCTTTAGTTTAGGTGACTTCACTTTTGCCTAA